The Streptomyces sp. NBC_01255 genome window below encodes:
- a CDS encoding metal-sensitive transcriptional regulator has translation MTTTEADQVTPETVEAVGAVEPADHDHGVHGYHKQKDEHLKRLRRIEGQIRGLQRMVDEDVYCIDILTQVSASTKALQSFALQLLEEHLRHCVADAAAKGGEGIDAKVEEATKAIARMMRT, from the coding sequence ATGACGACCACCGAGGCGGACCAGGTCACCCCCGAGACCGTCGAGGCAGTCGGGGCCGTCGAGCCTGCCGACCACGACCACGGCGTGCACGGCTACCACAAGCAGAAGGACGAGCACCTCAAGCGGCTCCGCCGCATCGAGGGCCAGATCCGCGGCCTCCAGCGGATGGTCGACGAGGACGTCTACTGCATCGACATACTGACCCAGGTCTCGGCGTCGACGAAGGCGCTCCAGTCCTTCGCCCTCCAGCTCCTGGAGGAGCACCTCCGGCACTGCGTCGCCGACGCGGCCGCCAAGGGCGGCGAGGGCATCGACGCCAAGGTCGAGGAGGCCACCAAGGCCATCGCCCGCATGATGCGCACCTGA